In Spinacia oleracea cultivar Varoflay chromosome 5, BTI_SOV_V1, whole genome shotgun sequence, a single window of DNA contains:
- the LOC110804237 gene encoding outer envelope protein 64, chloroplastic, whose product MASSSANIWVMLGLGLAGTILLMTQKLKKAVKEDFGAFIQKLQLLPPPQPAPPKAPNPLTGLTFAVSDLIDIDGHVTGFGNPDWARTHEAASRTASVVSTLVDGGATCVGKTTIDEMAYSVSGENKHYGTPTNPGAPGKVPGGSCSGAAVSVAANLVDFSVGIDAVGGVRLPSGFSGVIGFRASHGSISHSGIIPVSPSLDTIGCFAKDPNVLRRAVHVLMKLQFATQRSPRQIVIADDCFDLLKIPVDRVIEPVIKSTEKLFGRQVLKHENLGVFLSSKVPSLSEFSSPKVIDQVKTSTLSLLAHVMQSLLRYEFKENHGEWMNSVKPDVDGGIGALFHEGNVVDGSEIHKVHRIRNEMRLALNSLLKDDGVLVIPTFVDPPPKVGGKEMSSETYLSRLYSLLSIASLSGCCQVTVPLGHYNKCPISVSFIARHGADRFLIDTVQTMYSFIQEQVDVVSKTNSTSNTYSRERSAELAKEKGNQAFKDKQWQKAIVFYTEAIKLYGSNPTYYSNRAAAYLELGSFVQAEADCTKAINLDKKNVKAYLRRGTAREMIGYYKKATEDFRYALVLEPTNKRAAVSVERLKSLFQ is encoded by the exons ATGGCGTCTTCCTCTGCTAACATATGGGTGATGCTTGGATTGGGTTTGGCTGGTACTATTTTGCTAATGACCCAAAAGCTTAAAAAAGCCGTCAAGGAAGATTTTGGAGCATTCATTCAGAAACTTCAATTACTTCCTCCTCCTCAGCCTGCTCCGCCTAAAGCTCCCAACCCTCTTACTGGCCTCACTTTCGCTGTTTCCGATTT AATTGACATTGATGGACATGTGACTGGGTTTGGCAATCCAGACTGGGCTAGGACTCATGAGGCTGCTTCGAGGACTGCGTCTGTGGTGTCAACTCTGGTTGATGGTGGTGCTACTTGTGTTGGAAAAACCACGATTGATGAGATGGCGTACAG TGTAAGTGGAGAGAATAAGCACTATGGTACACCAACGAATCCTGGCGCGCCTGGTAAAGTTCCTGGAGGATCTTGTAGTGGAGCTGCTGTTTCAGTTGCTGCTAACCTTGTTGACTTCTCTGTGG GTATTGACGCTGTTGGCGGTGTTCGATTGCCGTCTGGATTTTCTGGGGTTATTGGATTCAGGGCTTCGCATGGGTCTATTTCACATTCAGGGATTATTCCCGTCTCACCAAGTCTTGATACTATTG GCTGCTTTGCCAAAGATCCGAATGTGCTTCGCCGTGCTGTTCATGTCCTGATGAAACTTCAATTTGCAACTCAACGGAGTCCTCGGCAAATAGTAATAGCTGATGACTGCTTTGACCTACTTAAAATTCCTGTTGATCGAGTGATTGAGCCTGTGATTAAATCTACAGAGAAGCTGTTTGGAA GGCAAGTACTGAAGCATGAAAATCTTGGCGTGTTCTTAAGTTCAAAAGTCCCAAGTTTGTCAGAATTTTCTTCCCCCAAAGTTATTGATCAAGTTAAGACTTCTACATTAAGCCTGCTTGCTCATGTGATGCAGTCCCTACTAAG GTATGAATTTAAGGAAAATCACGGAGAATGGATGAATTCGGTTAAACCTGATGTAGATGGAGGTATCGGAGCATTGTTTCATGAAGGCAATGTTGTTGATGGGAGCGAGATTCACAAGGTGCATCGAATCAGAAATGAAATGCGGCTTGCACTTAACTCACTTTTGAAG GATGATGGAGTTCTGGTTATCCCTACATTTGTTGATCCTCCTCCAAAAGTTGGTGGGAAAGAGATGTCATCAGAAACTTATCTGAGCCGTTTATATAGTCTGCTATCTATTGCCAGTTTATCAGGATGTTGTCAG GTTACAGTACCCCTTGGACATTATAACAAATGCCCAATTTCGGTATCATTTATAGCGAGACATGGAGCTGATCGATTCTTGATTGACACGGTACAAACCATGTATTCATTTATTCAGGAGCAAGTAGATGTTGTTTCTAAAACAAATTCTACATCCAATACATACAGCCGTGAAAGATCTGCGGAGCTTGCTAAAGAAAAG GGAAATCAAGCATTTAAAGATAAGCAATGGCAAAAAGCTATTGTTTTTTACACGGAAGCAATCAAGCTTTACGGAAGTAATCCTACGTACTACAGTAATAGGGCTGCAGCATATCTTGAGCTCGGGAG TTTTGTCCAAGCAGAAGCGGATTGCACTAAAGCCATAAACCTGGATAAGAAG AATGTGAAGGCATATTTACGTAGAGGGACAGCTAGAGAAATGATTGGCTACTACAAAAAGGCAACTGAAG ATTTTAGATATGCCCTGGTTCTTGAACCAACAAACAAAAGAGCAGCCGTATCTGTTGAGAGGCTAAAGAGCTTATTCCAGTAG